One window from the genome of Nomascus leucogenys isolate Asia chromosome 12, Asia_NLE_v1, whole genome shotgun sequence encodes:
- the OXCT2 gene encoding succinyl-CoA:3-ketoacid coenzyme A transferase 2, mitochondrial isoform X1: MAALRLLASALRRGVPAGGSGLALSQGCARCFATSPRPRAKFYTDPVEMVKDISDGATVMVGGFGLCGIPENLIAALLRTRVKDLQVVSSNVGVEDFGLGLLLAARQVRRIVCSYVGENTLCESQYLAGELELELTPQGTLAERIRAGGAGVPAFYTPTGYGTLVQEGGAPIRYTPDGHLALMSQPREVREFNGDHFLLERAIRADFALVKGWKADRAGNVVFRRSARNFNVPMCKAADVTAVEVEEIVDVGAFPPEDIHVPNIYVDRVIKGQKYEKRIERLTIRKEEDGDAGKEEDARTRIIRRAALEFEDGMYANLGIGIPLLASNFINPSMTVHLHSENGILGLGPFPTEDEVDADLINAGKQTVTVLPGGCFFASDDSFAMIRGGHIQLTMLGAMQVSKYGDLANWMIPGKKVKGMGGAMDLVSSQKTRVVVTMQHCTNDNTPKILEKCSMPLTGKGCVDRIITEKAVFDVHRKRGLTLTELWEGLTVDDVRKSTGCAFAVSPNLRPMQQVAP; encoded by the coding sequence ATGGCGGCGCTGCGGCTCCTGGCATCGGCGCTCCGGCGCGGGGTCCCCGCCGGCGGCTCAGGGCTCGCGCTGTCCCAGGGCTGCGCCCGCTGCTTTGCCACCAGCCCCCGGCCCCGCGCCAAGTTCTACACGGACCCGGTGGAGATGGTGAAGGACATCTCTGACGGGGCGACCGTCATGGTCGGGGGCTTCGGGCTCTGCGGGATCCCCGAGAACCTGATCGCCGCGCTGCTCAGGACCCGCGTGAAAGACCTGCAGGTGGTCAGCAGCAATGTGGGCGTGGAGGACTTCGGCCTGGGCCTCCTGCTGGCCGCCAGGCAGGTCCGCCGCATCGTCTGTTCCTACGTGGGCGAGAACACGCTGTGCGAGAGCCAGTACCTGGCGGgagagctggagctggagctcaCGCCCCAGGGCACCCTGGCCGAGCGCATCCGCGCGGGGGGCGCCGGGGTGCCCGCCTTCTACACCCCCACGGGCTACGGGACCCTGGTCCAGGAAGGGGGCGCCCCCATCCGCTACACCCCGGACGGCCACCTGGCACTCATGAGCCAGCCCCGAGAGGTGAGGGAGTTCAACGGCGACCACTTCCTTTTGGAGCGCGCCATCCGGGCGGACTTCGCCCTGGTGAAAGGGTGGAAGGCCGACCGGGCAGGAAACGTGGTCTTCAGGAGAAGCGCCCGCAATTTCAACGTGCCCATGTGCAAAGCTGCAGACGTCACGGCGGTGGAGGTGGAAGAGATCGTGGACGTGGGGGCTTTCCCCCCAGAAGATATCCACGTTCCTAACATTTATGTAGATCGCGTGATAAAGGGGCAGAAATACGAGAAACGAATTGAGCGCTTAACGATCCGGAAAGAGGAAGATGGAGACGCTGGAAAGGAAGAGGACGCCAGGACGCGCATCATCAGACGCGCAGCTCTGGAATTTGAGGACGGCATGTACGCCAATCTGGGCATAGGCATCCCCCTGCTGGCCAGCAACTTCATCAACCCCAGCATGACCGTCCATCTTCACAGTGAGAACGGGATCCTGGGCCTGGGCCCGTTTCCCACGGAAGACGAGGTGGATGCCGACCTCATCAATGCAGGCAAGCAGACGGTCACGGTGCTTCCCGGGGGCTGCTTCTTCGCCAGCGACGACTCCTTCGCCATGATCCGAGGGGGACACATCCAACTAACCATGCTCGGAGCCATGCAAGTTTCCAAATACGGCGACCTGGCGAACTGGATGATCCCTGGcaagaaggtgaaaggcatgggCGGTGCCATGGACTTGGTGTCCAGTCAGAAGACCAGAGTGGTGGTCACCATGCAGCACTGCACAAACGACAACACCCCCAAGATCCTGGAGAAATGCAGCATGCCGCTGACCGGGAAGGGGTGCGTGGACCGCATCATCACCGAGAAGGCCGTGTTCGACGTGCACAGGAAGAGAGGGCTGACGCTGACGGAGCTCTGGGAGGGCCTGACGGTGGACGACGTCAGAAAGAGCACGGGGTGTGCCTTTGCTGTGTCCCCGAACCTCAGGCCCATGCAGCAGGTGGCACCCTGA
- the OXCT2 gene encoding succinyl-CoA:3-ketoacid coenzyme A transferase 2, mitochondrial isoform X2, which yields MAALRLLASALRRGVPAGGSGLALSQGCARCFATSPRPRAKFYTDPVEMVKDISDGATVMVGGFGLCGIPENLIAALLRTRVKDLQVVSSNVGVEDFGLGLLLAARQVRRIVCSYVGENTLCESQYLAGELELELTPQGTLAERIRAGGAGVPAFYTPTGYGTLVQEGGAPIRYTPDGHLALMSQPREVREFNGDHFLLERAIRADFALVKGWKADRAGNVVFRRSARNFNVPMCKAADVTAVEVEEIVDVGAFPPEDIHVPNIYVDRVIKGQKYEKRIERLTIRKEEDGDAGKEEDARTRIIRRAALEFEDGMYANLGIGIPLLASNFINPSMTVHLHSENGILGLGPFPTEDEVDADLINAGKQTVTVLPGGCFFASDDSFAMIRGGHIQLTMLGAMQVSKYGDLANWMIPGKKHCTNDNTPKILEKCSMPLTGKGCVDRIITEKAVFDVHRKRGLTLTELWEGLTVDDVRKSTGCAFAVSPNLRPMQQVAP from the exons ATGGCGGCGCTGCGGCTCCTGGCATCGGCGCTCCGGCGCGGGGTCCCCGCCGGCGGCTCAGGGCTCGCGCTGTCCCAGGGCTGCGCCCGCTGCTTTGCCACCAGCCCCCGGCCCCGCGCCAAGTTCTACACGGACCCGGTGGAGATGGTGAAGGACATCTCTGACGGGGCGACCGTCATGGTCGGGGGCTTCGGGCTCTGCGGGATCCCCGAGAACCTGATCGCCGCGCTGCTCAGGACCCGCGTGAAAGACCTGCAGGTGGTCAGCAGCAATGTGGGCGTGGAGGACTTCGGCCTGGGCCTCCTGCTGGCCGCCAGGCAGGTCCGCCGCATCGTCTGTTCCTACGTGGGCGAGAACACGCTGTGCGAGAGCCAGTACCTGGCGGgagagctggagctggagctcaCGCCCCAGGGCACCCTGGCCGAGCGCATCCGCGCGGGGGGCGCCGGGGTGCCCGCCTTCTACACCCCCACGGGCTACGGGACCCTGGTCCAGGAAGGGGGCGCCCCCATCCGCTACACCCCGGACGGCCACCTGGCACTCATGAGCCAGCCCCGAGAGGTGAGGGAGTTCAACGGCGACCACTTCCTTTTGGAGCGCGCCATCCGGGCGGACTTCGCCCTGGTGAAAGGGTGGAAGGCCGACCGGGCAGGAAACGTGGTCTTCAGGAGAAGCGCCCGCAATTTCAACGTGCCCATGTGCAAAGCTGCAGACGTCACGGCGGTGGAGGTGGAAGAGATCGTGGACGTGGGGGCTTTCCCCCCAGAAGATATCCACGTTCCTAACATTTATGTAGATCGCGTGATAAAGGGGCAGAAATACGAGAAACGAATTGAGCGCTTAACGATCCGGAAAGAGGAAGATGGAGACGCTGGAAAGGAAGAGGACGCCAGGACGCGCATCATCAGACGCGCAGCTCTGGAATTTGAGGACGGCATGTACGCCAATCTGGGCATAGGCATCCCCCTGCTGGCCAGCAACTTCATCAACCCCAGCATGACCGTCCATCTTCACAGTGAGAACGGGATCCTGGGCCTGGGCCCGTTTCCCACGGAAGACGAGGTGGATGCCGACCTCATCAATGCAGGCAAGCAGACGGTCACGGTGCTTCCCGGGGGCTGCTTCTTCGCCAGCGACGACTCCTTCGCCATGATCCGAGGGGGACACATCCAACTAACCATGCTCGGAGCCATGCAAGTTTCCAAATACGGCGACCTGGCGAACTGGATGATCCCTGGcaagaag CACTGCACAAACGACAACACCCCCAAGATCCTGGAGAAATGCAGCATGCCGCTGACCGGGAAGGGGTGCGTGGACCGCATCATCACCGAGAAGGCCGTGTTCGACGTGCACAGGAAGAGAGGGCTGACGCTGACGGAGCTCTGGGAGGGCCTGACGGTGGACGACGTCAGAAAGAGCACGGGGTGTGCCTTTGCTGTGTCCCCGAACCTCAGGCCCATGCAGCAGGTGGCACCCTGA